DNA sequence from the Candidatus Limnocylindrales bacterium genome:
CTCGGTCTTTACGTGGGGCGCTTCCGCGACCGCATCGCGTGTCCGACCAGCTCCGTCACCACCTTCGCGTTCGGACCGCGCGGGCCGATGCTGATGCGGCACGCCGACGTCGCGCATCTGGGCGTTGGTCGCAGAGCCGGCGGCTGAAGGGCGAGCGTCAGCCGAGGAAGCGCGTCACGACGGCGAGGAACTCGCTCTCCTTTTCGAAAGGGACCATGTGGCCGCAGCCGTCGATGACGTGCAGGCGCGCGTCCGGGATCAGCCGCTGGAACTTCTCGCCGTACACCGGCGGCACGACCTTGTCGTCGCCGCCCCACACCAGCAGTGTCGGCGCGGTCACGCGCCGCAGGATGCGCTCGAGGCGCGGATCGTGCAGCAGCGGGTTCCAGCCGATCTTTGCGGTGGCGGCAAAGCCGTGGAAGGCGGCGGCCAGCTGCTCGTCGCTCATGTCGGTGAGCGGAACCGACATCAGCTGTGCCAGCGGATGGCTGGTGTCGTGGAACAGCATGCCGGCCAGGCGGTCGGGAAAGCGCGTGTCGAGCGCGAAGATGTCGGTGATGGGACGCTCGGGGACCCAGATGCCGACCGATGCGACAAGCACGAGCCTGGAGACGCGCTCGGGATAGCGCGCGGCGATCTCGGCGGCGATCCAGCCGCCGAGGCTGTGCCCGACGATGGCGACCGACCGCCATCCCATCGCGTCCATGTAGTCGAGGTAGTGCCAGACCAGATCCTCGACGTCGTCGACCTGCTCGATGCCTTCGGAGGAGAGGAAGCCGGGATGGGCCGGCACGTGCAGCTCGTAGCGCTCGGCCAGCGCGGCCAGATGCGGCAGCCACTGCACCTCGCCCATGGCGCTGTGCAGATACAGCAGCGGCGCTCCGGCACCGCCGCGCAGGGTGTACGTGCGCTTGCCACCGACGTCGACATGCAGCTCGCTACGTTCCATCGTCCTCCGGGAGTGGGGTCACTTCCTGCTTTGCAGCATTTTTTTGCAGCGCGTCGAAATGCTCGGATGCAACGCCTGCCCCCGTTCTTCAAGCGGCGGTGGGAAAGGGGATGGGCGCCGGCGCGGCTTCGGCCGGCGGCGGAATGGCGGCGTTGATGCGCGGCAGGACTTCCTCGGCGTACAGGCGCGCGTTCGCTCGCGCCTTGTGCGTCGGCATGTTGCCGAGCTGGAACAGGCCGAGCATGTTGCCGCAGCCGATCTCCCTGGCGTGCTCGATCAGGATCTGCGCCACCGTCTCAGGGCTGCCGCACACGGCAAAGCAGCCTCGCTCCACATCGTCCCACGTCTCACAGCTGCTGATGAAGGTGTGTCCGTCGCGCAGCGCACGGGCCACGCGCAGCGCGGACTTCACCGACGTATAGCCGGGCGGCGACACCGTCAGCCCCGGGATCAGCTTGTTCTTGAAGTACCAGAAGTGCTCCTCGAACTCCCTGCGCGCCTTGGCATCGGTCTCGGCGACGTAGATCGGCATGAGCAGTCCCATCTGCTCGGGATGCGCCTTGTATCCTTCCTTCTCGCAGCACTCGCGGAACATCGCGTAGTTCTTCTTGAAGAAGTCGATGCGGAAGTAGGGGATGCCCATGTACGCGTAACGCCGCCTGGCCACGAACTCCATTGTCTCCAATGATCCCGCGCCGGGAATCCAGACCGCCGGATGCGGCTTCTGCAACGGCTTGGGCCAGGTGTTCACGTAGCGCAGCTTGTAGTGCTTGCCGTAGAACGAGAACGGCCCCGGCTCGGTCCAGGCGCGCATGATGATCTCGTGCGCCTCGGCAAAACGCGTGCGCGCCTCGGCAGGATTGATCGAGAACGAGAAGTACTCGGGCCCGCCGCCGATGACCTGCCCCGAGATGATGCGCCCGCCCGAGATCACGTCGAGCATCGCGATCTCTTCGGCCACGCGCGTGGGCGGATCGTACAGCGGCAGCGCGTTGCCGACCACCGCGATCTTGATGCGCTTGGTGCGCTGCACCAGCATCGAGGCGATGATGTTGGGCGACGGCATCAGCCCGTACGCATTCTGGTGATGCTCGTTGACGCAGACGCCGTCGAAGCCGGCGGTCTCGGCGTCGGCCAGCTCGTCGAGGTAGTCGTTGTAGTAGCGGTGCGCGTCGCGGGGATCGAACAGGTCGTTGGGCACCCACACCCACGCCGAGTCGTGCTTCTTCTCGAAGTCCGCCGGCAGGTCGCGGTAGGGCATGAGATGGAAGAGGAAATGCTTCATCGCGTCTCCTTCAGGACCGCCCGCCGCCGCGGTGGTCCTGGGCGCGGCCACGCAGGCCTTGCAGGAGCAGCGTCGTGCAGAAGCGGGCGGCTTCGACCGCGTCCGGCTGCGCACGCTCCAGGAGCTGGCGCGCCACCATCATGCCCACGCCGATGGAGGCGGCAGCGACGTAGTCGGCATCCACCGGTGCCACCTGCTCGGCTTCGAGCAGGGGCTGCAGGTCCTCGCGAAGCTCGGCCAGAGCCACGCGCGTGCTCTCGAACGAGATGTCGCTGACCAGCGGCGCGATGTTGCGGTCCAGGACCTCGAACAGCCGCCGCTCGTGCACGACCATGTCGAAGAACGCGAAGTACGCATTGTAGATGCGCTCGTCGAACGTGACGCTCGCATCGGTGCGATAACGGCGAAGGCGGGCCCGAAGCTCGCGCAGCGTCTCTTCGGCCACCGCGGCGAAGACGTCGTTCTTGTCGCGGAAGTATTGGTAGAACGTGCCCACGGCCAGATCGGTGCCGCGCACGATGTCCCGCACGGTGGCGGCATCGAACCCGAGTGTGGCGAAAACCTCGCGAGCCGATGTCAGGATGACGGAGCGATTGCGGGCCTTGGTGGCCTCGCGTTTCCCGGGGGAGCTGCCGCGCGACGAGAGCGCGGCCACCGAAGACTGCATGAAGCTGACGCTAACGTCAGGTTCAGCCGCGCGCAAATGCAGTGCGCGCAAAAAAAGCCCGCGCACCGACCGGTGCGCGGGCTGTGGTGGTTTCGACGTCCGGCCCGGACATGCCGGCGGGCATTCCGGTCCCGGGCGCTGGCGTCTACTCGAGCAGGCCCGTCACGCCGTCGGGCAAGGTCGTCGGAACCGGAAGCAGCGTCGTGGTCGTCGGCGGCGCCGGGCAGCTCGGACCCGCCGGCGGGCTCGAGCACGCGTCACAGCAGCTCGCGCACGTGCCGACGGTGCCGCCCTTGTCCGTGCAGTTCTCGGCGCTCTTCTTGGTGCTGCACTTGGTGCTGCCGTCGGCCTTCTGCCGGCAGCAGGTGACGAAGCCCGGCTTGCCGCAGGTCGACTTGGCGGCGCATTTCGTCACGGCGCCTTTGCAGCTCTTGGGGAGATGGTTGGGATCGCTGGCGTCGAGCGCGGAGCGCTCCTTGGCCACGCCGCTGGCGCACTCGACGTACGCGCCGTGATCGGTGGCTTCGTTGCAGACGCACTGCGACTGTACCTGCGCGCGTGCGGCCGCGACGCGCGCGCCGTCCGGGTCCTCGTCGGCGCACTTGGCCGCCGGCGAAACGTTGGCCGTCAGCAGGACGGCAAGAAGCGAAAGGGTTGCGGTCATCGTGTGCTTCATCGGGGTGGACCTCCTCCGATCTGTTTCGGTCAGGCCTAGCCCGCATCCGGCGATGGCGTCAAGGCCGCCGGCGGCGCAGCTGCGCTTGACGCCGGCCAATGCATGAGCGCATGACCCTCGCCCGGGGCTCGCGCCGCTTCACCGATGATGACGCTCACGCAACGACCCGAGCTGCTCGGACGCCTTTGCGTCATCGGCGCCGCGATCTTCTTCTCGAGCGGAGGCGCGGCGATCAAGGCTGCGACGCTGAGCGGCTGGCAGATCGCCTGCCTGCGCGCTGTCGTCGCGCTGGTGATGCTTGCGCTGTTCATGCCGCGCCACGGCGGCCGCCGAACCGGCCTTGCGTTCGCCATCGGTGGTGTGCAGGGCGCCACGATGATCCTGTTCTCGCTGGCCAACACGATGACCACCGCGGCCAACGCGATCTTCCTTCAGTGCACGGGCCAGCTCTACATGCCGCTGCTGGCGCCGTTGCTGCTGCGCGAGCGCGTCACGCGCGCGGACTTGTGGATGATGGCGGCAGTCGCCGCCGGGATGAGCCTGTTCTTCGTCGGCACCGAGCCGCCGCAGGCAACCGCGCCGCAGCCGCGCCTCGGCGACGCCATCGCCATCGCCAGCGGGCTTACCTGGGCGCTGACGGTGATCGGGCTGCGCTATGCGGCGCGCGAGCACGGCGCCGGCATCGACGAGAAGGCGGCGGTGCTGTGGGGCAACGGCATCGCCGCCGCGCTGGCGCTGCCGATGGCACTGCCGCTTCACGACGTCAGCGCCGGCGACGTGGCGGTGATCCTGTATCTCGGCACCTTCCAGGTCGGGGCCGCCTATCTTCTGCTTGCGCGCGGGATGCGCGCCGTGCCGGCGTTCGAAGCCTCGCTGCTGATCCTGCTCGAGCCGGTCCTCAATCCCATCTGGGCGTACCTCGTTCACGGCGAGAGCCCCAGCCACGGGGCCCTTGGCGGCGCCGCGGTCATCGGCAGCGTCACCGTCGTTCGAGCTTTGCGGTCGAGGTGACATACTCGCTCCGCGCGTCTTCGAGGCACGTGTGCGCCTGCGCGACGCGGCGGGCGCAGCGCCGGCTGCAGGTGCAGCGCCGGCGCCGCCGCAGCCGAGAGCGAGACGCGGATGCATCGGAGAAGGAGACCTGGATGAATCCGATCCTGCTGTCGGAGGTGTTGCTCGTGATCGGCGGCGTCGCGCTCGGCGCCGTGCTCGCGTTCTTCCTGCTGCCGGCGCGACGCGAGGCCAAGCGCCTGCGCGCCGAGCTCGAGCAGGCCAGGGCCGAGCATGAGGAATACAAATCCGGCGTCTCCGATCATTTCGTCAAGACGGCCGAGCTGGTGGGCGAGCTGACCAAGAGCTACGCCGCCGTCTACGATCATCTTGCCGGCGGCGCGCAGAAGTTCTGCACCGACTTCCAGGACAAGGCGCTGACGTTTGCCGAGCGGCCCGCGCTCGGCGACGGACGCACGTTCACGAGCACCGCCGAGACCGTCGAAGAGGTGCGCATGGAAGAGGTGCCGGTCGGAGGGAGGCGCGGCTCCGACGTGCCCGCCAGCGCATCGACCATGGCGGCGGCTGCTGCTCCCGCGGCGACGCCGTCGCCCCGAGCCGCGACTTCGCCGCGGCCGGCGGCGGCAACGCCTGGTGCCGCGGCGACATCGCGTGACACCG
Encoded proteins:
- a CDS encoding alpha/beta fold hydrolase; amino-acid sequence: MERSELHVDVGGKRTYTLRGGAGAPLLYLHSAMGEVQWLPHLAALAERYELHVPAHPGFLSSEGIEQVDDVEDLVWHYLDYMDAMGWRSVAIVGHSLGGWIAAEIAARYPERVSRLVLVASVGIWVPERPITDIFALDTRFPDRLAGMLFHDTSHPLAQLMSVPLTDMSDEQLAAAFHGFAATAKIGWNPLLHDPRLERILRRVTAPTLLVWGGDDKVVPPVYGEKFQRLIPDARLHVIDGCGHMVPFEKESEFLAVVTRFLG
- a CDS encoding LLM class flavin-dependent oxidoreductase; this encodes MKHFLFHLMPYRDLPADFEKKHDSAWVWVPNDLFDPRDAHRYYNDYLDELADAETAGFDGVCVNEHHQNAYGLMPSPNIIASMLVQRTKRIKIAVVGNALPLYDPPTRVAEEIAMLDVISGGRIISGQVIGGGPEYFSFSINPAEARTRFAEAHEIIMRAWTEPGPFSFYGKHYKLRYVNTWPKPLQKPHPAVWIPGAGSLETMEFVARRRYAYMGIPYFRIDFFKKNYAMFRECCEKEGYKAHPEQMGLLMPIYVAETDAKARREFEEHFWYFKNKLIPGLTVSPPGYTSVKSALRVARALRDGHTFISSCETWDDVERGCFAVCGSPETVAQILIEHAREIGCGNMLGLFQLGNMPTHKARANARLYAEEVLPRINAAIPPPAEAAPAPIPFPTAA
- a CDS encoding TetR/AcrR family transcriptional regulator; the encoded protein is MQSSVAALSSRGSSPGKREATKARNRSVILTSAREVFATLGFDAATVRDIVRGTDLAVGTFYQYFRDKNDVFAAVAEETLRELRARLRRYRTDASVTFDERIYNAYFAFFDMVVHERRLFEVLDRNIAPLVSDISFESTRVALAELREDLQPLLEAEQVAPVDADYVAAASIGVGMMVARQLLERAQPDAVEAARFCTTLLLQGLRGRAQDHRGGGRS
- a CDS encoding DMT family transporter, giving the protein MMTLTQRPELLGRLCVIGAAIFFSSGGAAIKAATLSGWQIACLRAVVALVMLALFMPRHGGRRTGLAFAIGGVQGATMILFSLANTMTTAANAIFLQCTGQLYMPLLAPLLLRERVTRADLWMMAAVAAGMSLFFVGTEPPQATAPQPRLGDAIAIASGLTWALTVIGLRYAAREHGAGIDEKAAVLWGNGIAAALALPMALPLHDVSAGDVAVILYLGTFQVGAAYLLLARGMRAVPAFEASLLILLEPVLNPIWAYLVHGESPSHGALGGAAVIGSVTVVRALRSR
- a CDS encoding DUF1043 family protein gives rise to the protein MNPILLSEVLLVIGGVALGAVLAFFLLPARREAKRLRAELEQARAEHEEYKSGVSDHFVKTAELVGELTKSYAAVYDHLAGGAQKFCTDFQDKALTFAERPALGDGRTFTSTAETVEEVRMEEVPVGGRRGSDVPASASTMAAAAAPAATPSPRAATSPRPAAATPGAAATSRDTAPASRPSGAATEEAPIVEKTSAPVGNGMEEPGAVDGVTEDDPLHATTGIMPEPGVTAEPGELEDGAPAAPKF